The DNA sequence atgaggtttttaacattaatatgacttcccccagcctgcctatagtcccccagtggctagaaatggtgatgtaaaccgagccctgggaatcctgctctgcctttgagaaaatgaaagctcagatgggccaatctggaatcttccctttatgatgtcataaggggaaaagttacctcccctttctctgctttgcccacccagagaatttggccccgcccatgagagagagagagacatcatgacttgcaaacgagcgaagcatggcagcaggtcaaggccacacccccaccctccatcttgcccccctctctcctcctcaatagcatttaaagctacagacacagaaatggctcattctaaggaaagctcattgtgggactggctctagtggctgtaattctgcaccaaggctgaatttcgggaaagaaacttcagatacagtattaggggaccactaaggtctatataaaagagacttcagatacagtattaggggaccactaaggcctatataaaagagacttcagatacagtattaggggaccactaaggtctatataaaagagacttcagatacagtattaggggaccactaaggcctatataaaagagacttcagatacagtattaggggaccactaaggcctatataaaagagacttcagatacagtattaggggaccactaaggcctatataaaagagacttcagatacagtattaggggaccactaaggcctatataaaagatacttcagatacagtattaggggaccactaaggtctatataaaagagacttcagatacagtattaggggaccactaaggcctatataaaagagacttcagatacagtattaggggaccactaaggtctatataaaagagacttcagatacagtattaggggaccactaaggtctatataaaagagacttcagatacagtattaggggaccactaaggcctatataaaagagacttcagatacagtattaggggaccactaaggtctatataaaagagacttcagatacagtattaggggaccactaaggtctatataaaagagacttcagatacagtattaggggaccactaaggtctatataaaagagacttcagatacagtattaggggaccactaaggcctatataaaagagacttcagatacagtattaggggaccactaaggcctatataaaagagacttcagatacagtattaggggaccactaaggtctatataaaagagacttcagatacagtattaggggaccactaaggtctatataaaagagacttcagatacagtattaggggaccactaaggcctatataaaagagacttcagatacagtattaggggaccactaaggtctatataaaagagacttcagatacagtattaggggaccactaaggtctatataaaagagacttcagatacagtattaggggaccactaaggtctatataaaagatacttcagatacagtattaggggaccactaaggtctatataaaagagacttcagatacagtattaggggaccactaaggtctatataaaagatacttcagatacagtattaggggaccactaaggtctatataaaagagacttcagatacagtattaggggaccactaaggtctatataaaagatacttcaaatacagtattaggggaccactaaggtctatataaaagcatccaaaaagcagcatgtcataggacctttaatatgTTCTTGTCAAACAAAGTGAGACTAAACATAGTGTATCCTGACATTTGTCCTATTATTGAATcggcaaaaacatttttattctgAGTTTCACTGGAAATAGAACATagagtcttgtgtttttttctaaagAGCTGTCCCATTATGCAAGATGATTTTTGGTTGTGAGAAATATCTGAAAATCTAAGGCATTGAAAAGGTGAGATTTAAAGATGTTAGACACATATCAGCTACCACTGACGTTCTCTTCATACATCCATGACCACTAAGCTCAGTCTAAACACATCTAAATCTGTATTCATTGTCTAAACCCTGTCATTCAAACTGTAGTTTAGCTTGTTGTTTCATGACTGTTTTAATTCTACTTTTCATTTTGTTacactgcaacaacaaaaatccgCAAACAATATTTCTATGTCTGTAGTAATGAAATAAACACAATTAACCTCAAAATACAGTTTTTATACTGTGTGTGTCAGGTTTTATGTTAAGTCCAGCGTTGGTTACTTACTCGTGGAGATCCCAGTAATGTTCTATTGGTGTAAATCTGGGGAGCAAATTAAAAAGATATAATAACTTAAGCTGTCAGAGGCAAAAGGttgcaaccatagactgtataaaaactaGGCAGCAAGTGTATATGATCTCTGCATGCgcaagcgcgcacacacacacacacacacacacacacacacacacacacacacacacacacacacacatacctctcATGCCAGGGGGGTCTGTAAAGAACAAAGAATCATTAGTAAACTAAACTGTAAAGATATACAAGCTGTCTTGACAGTCAGCAGAAAACAGAGAGGTACCTTCTCCTCGAAGGGTTAAACTGTCCATTGGAGCTGCAGAGAAacatgagaaataaaatgttgggaAGCTTCCACCGTCCCATGTTGACTGACTGGGAGCCTCAGTGTCCTATGTCCACAGCAGAGACAGACAACTACTGTAACCCCCGCTTCTACCTCTTCATACACTCATTGTACAGTCAACAGGAAGAGGAGGGGCAACACTTTCTGATCAATAAGaatgacacaaaaacaaactgcaggaCGCTCTCACCCTCCACCTGCTGCCAAACTATAAATAAAGGGGGTCATTGATGGAGACCAGAGTTCAGCATTAAAATGTCGAAAGCTTTCATTTTAGATTCTCGTAAATCATCCCATGAACGCTGGCACACTGAGTATTGAAGGaggtttctctgttttttttgtcaaactatTTTTAACCAACATCAACCACCCCTCCACTCCCTACAAAAGGACAAATACATTTACGACACCTTTAAAAATCTTTCATCCtgggtgcccagatagctcagttggtagagcaggcgcacatatatagaggtttattcctggACGCAGCGGGCtggggtttgactctgacctgcggtcctttgctgcatgtcattcccccgctttctcccccttcatgtcttcatctgtcctgtcaaacataaaggctgaaaaatgcccaaaaataaatcttaaaaagagaaagaaaaataatctttaatccTCATTTTATCTGAACTACTAAATCTGTGTCCAATGTGGGAAGGCTATTCTATACAGCTAAACCTGTACCGGTGAATCAAACCATTACCACATATTACTAGTTAAAGTATATTGCCAGAATGATAATCATTCaccaaattaattatttttcttaacAGACTTGGCCCAGAACAGGGCCcacttttaaaacaaaatccCACAGTGCATTGCAGGTCATTTCAACAGTTACATACTGTAAAACCCTCAGcaacagacaaagaaagaacCTGTCTGTAACATgcagtgacattttctgaacacTGAAAagaacaatacaatatcaaCTGCACTGTACAAAAAGTCCTGGGTTCCTTTTTTGGTACAATCACTACACATTTAGCTGTCTACTCATACAATGTGGAAAAACTGATTAAAACTTTTCTTAAAACTGTCAGATTTTGCTTCATACTTGGGTGAGTTAGCACACTGGAGCATATCCGTGACAATTGTACCCATTAGTCAAAATGTGGTATAGTTTCTGGTTTACTAGAAATACTGTTGGTGGACAAGTGCTTTCTCTGCGTATACAGTCATGATTTTCTCAGTGTCTGATTATTGAAAGTCAGTTGGCAGCTTTGCTCTTTGATTCTGTGACATTCAGTCAAAAACATGATGTTCACCACTGGCTGATGTAAAAAGTTGCAACAATGTGTAGTGTTTCAGGTAACAACCTCAAGTCATCAACAGTAATCAACAGTTCAACGGTattttacagtgtttttttttttatttcataaggtGCCTGACAGTTTTGTCATCAGAtcacattagggctgcacgatatgaggaaaatatgcaatacgCGATAATGTCTTTGAATAATTAACAGATATTtgagtgtactcagttctgccttctGTTGTGTTCAGTattcttttaaaatacaacaaattgctttttgaatttaaaacaattgtcctttctaacattcttttattgaacattgaattgaccATGACAAAAGAATGACATATAcactttaaagtgcagttttctactgatattttcttcaactaaacacaaaaaatctcgtagtgtctatcgcgatatgtCACAACCTTTCACAATAtgtatattgcgccagttgatattgcaatgacgataaaacaatatattgtgcagccctagatcACACATATGTATTCaatttaaaaatctaaataaccAACTACTTTAAGCTGGGTTTGTAGTTTCTGCACAGAGGCCTTATATACTCTATATTACTAACTCTTTCTTTTCAAACACATATTTAAGAGATGCTGTTGTCATTTAACATTTATGACAATGAATTCTACAGGCCGCCAAGCTTAAAATTAAAATCTTAtttcacagtttattaaaaCTAAAGTATTTCCGATCAGACAGTTAACTTAACCatcactgtttgttttgtttaagtGAAAAACAACATGCGTTACAGAAGATGTCTGCGGTCGTGACAAACATCTCCAGTTTATTTCACTCTCACACAAGGACACATTGACTTTGCGTATGAAGACCTCCGTTCATTAAATACAGAAATTGTCCCTTTCAGCTCATCATTCAGCCTCATTGTCCAGGGTCTGAATCTGAGTCGCTGTAGTCTGCCACCAAGGATCCAAGTGCTCCTAAACTTCTGCCTTGTTCCTTCACCTTCCCAAAATCCTTTGCTTTTGTCAGTCCTTTATCTGCTTCCTCTGTGGTTTTAACATGCGTCTCCCTGGAGCCATTGTCATTTGTCTCTGTTACGTGCTGACCCGTTTGTGTTGCTACTATACTTGGGGCCTCCTCTCTCTGAGGGACCTCTCCGTTACACATGTTGATTTCAGGGTTTGACTTCCTGCGAGCGATGGTGGCGCACGGTTCGCTTTTTGCTCCCAGTCCTCCTGAGCGTTTCCGGATCAGGGAGCCGGGTGAGGAGCCCAGGGCTTTGGCTACTGCTGCTTCTTTCCCCTGCAGGCCCAGCTTGTGGAGCAGACTCCCTGCAGCAGTTCCCGGTGTGGCCGAGGCAGAGTTGAACCACGAACGGGAGGCAATCTCTTTCCGCTTGCTGTGCTGCTTGTCCTCATAGGCTGATTAGGGAGGAAAATAATGAGcaagacaattttttttaaggCGTCTTAATATTAGAATTCAAACTTTGctctgttcacacacacacacacacgcacacacgtattaaaaggaacacgccaacttattgggactttttCTTATtgactgtaacccccagagttagataagtccatacatacccttctcatctccgtgtgtgtcgtaactctgtctgatgcacccaacgctagcctagcttagcacagatcctggaggtaaccggctccatctagcctactgctcccaataagtgacaaaataacgccaacattttcctatttacgtgttgtgatttgtatagtcacagcgtgtacaaataacaaggggacacagccatcttctaaacgtatacaaactgggaactatattctcagaaaggcgaagcactgctacgtctgctacttgggcggagtgatttgctcgcagcacctgagaagccccgttgTGAGGAAcagagagttcgcctggagttcgctcagagttCTGAggatatagttcccagtatgtatacggttagaagatggctgtgtctcatgtgacctggttatttgtacacgctgtgaccatacaaatcacaacatgtaaataggaacatgttggcgttattttgtcacttattgggagcagtaggctaaatggagccggttacctccaggatcggTCTTCATTTTTGGAAGCTTTAGTTTGGTCATTTATACAGCATTTTACTGAGAGGGGTTTCTAATATTTTACAGCCGGATTACATCAATGCAGGTGGactaattattaaaaataataaactgaaatgtataaaaaaaaaaaaaaaaataaaaaaaaattgaaattatgCAGACTTGGTGCCCGTGTGTGCTTTCTGCGATTCAGTTCAGATGGGAACATTGTTTATGGTTTCTCACAAATATAACCTGTTTCCAAGTCCAGGTAGTACATCTAGACTGGGTCCCCTGAATAAGCATCTTTAAGTTTAGACCctgtgggccctattttaacaatctaagcgcacggcgtgaagtgcatggcgcatggttcaaaagggttgtaatTACGGTCTTAATTAAtcacaggtgtgttttgggcgtaacatgcaataaaccaatcagagggaatctcccattccctttaaaagccaggcgcatttGGACCTTGGTGCATTGTTATTTtaatggaggatttgcaccgtaatatttgtatttgtaatcttttgcatgtttgtgtgctgctgcgcttccctgtgtgtgtgtaacaagcatagtgtgtgcgcgcagtgcacgagcctaggcgcattttagtaatttgctgttaaaataacaatgaaaggctgcgctattgacttcagaccaggtttttgtttgtcaatggcgcgatcgcttcccgctgcctcaagatagcaatacgccaagaatgcacctaaacacacctccacgtaagaccagcacgcccatgggcgcacagatgggcacaggtgcatttgctatttaaacgacgtgggcgctggacgggaaattgacaactgcatcgggctttgcgctgtgctgcgccgggtgcaagatagggccctgtaTCTGTTACTTACAGTCAGGTGCCTGGTATGTGAGCAGTGCTGCCAGTTTCttgtcctcctccttctctggcAGCAATGGGATAGACAGGTTGGTCCTCATCCTCACCGAGTTGTCCTTCTCCTCCTGCTCAGCGCGAACTTTCTTCTCGGTCTGTCAAATTAAAGCAGCGGCGTCAGTTTAGGGACACAATGCAATACAACCTTAAAACATCTGAACCTGGCACTACTACTTCATGTGCTGCTGAGAGTAACGTTGTAGTAATTATTTGGTCTTCTATGtcatttctgtctgtgtgacGGATGTTTGAGCTCTCATGACAGAAACCGGtagtaacattttttttttttggcatgtgtgtgtgagtatgccAGGCATGCAGTAATATACAGTGGATTTTATAGAACAATAACAAATTAGAAAAATACAGTGGTGCTGCAGGTTTTACTTCACTTTAAATTTGATCAACACAACACTATCAGCAATATACCAAAAACAGACGGTGAACATCATCTTGGGTAGCATTAACACAGCAGTCGGCAACACAAGAGATCACTATTCTACCCTGAACTTCCTGCGGAGGGAGCTGTTGAGCTGGAAGTCGTCCTTCTTGCTGGACTGGTAGTCTTGGATCTCGGACAGAGAAGGCAGAGCCTTCTTAAGCTTCTCCTTGTCTTGCCCACCATGGTCAAGTTTGAACATGGCATCCGTCTCAAGTTTCTCCTTCTCTGCCCGCTCTGTACAGAGAGACGGGGGAGAGAGTtgtttagaaacaaaaaaacaagcatgcaaaaGAAAATCAAGTGGCCAAAGGCAGTGAGACATCTTCACAGTTTGAGATGGGCTGTGCACTTGACTTGACGGGGTTCCATGATCGTAAGAATGTCATTTAGTAATCTCATTAGATTGATAACAAACGTGAATCCTTTACCCGTGGTGAGGATCTGCTCATTCTCCGCCATGTCCCAGCGTTCCTCCTTCCTGCTCGCCCCGCTTACTATTAAATAGTCGCAGGTCGCCGGATCCGTCTGCATCTCGATGTAGTTGACACACAGATGGCACTTCATCCTAAACCTGATTGAGGAGGCAATAAAGATGATCTTAATATCTTAAATTGtgcatttttacatttgtcaGAAGGGTTCATGAGGATTTTCTGTTGTCTAAAAAGATGCTGTGAACTGCACCACACAGCTTACCACCATTTCCACCAGGCGCATCTGCGTTGCGTGCCGGTAGGCGCCGTGAACCCCGCGAGCAATTGCGGCCATTTAAGTCAGTGTTTGATATTTCACCAGCTGTGACGGGTCCCAGAAGCGGCTCTCCGCTCAGCTAAAGATAAGCGCCAGGTCTCTTTTCATGCAAGCCACGGGCCGTTCAAACAGCCGGACAGGAAGTGAGAAAGCGAGAGCATCCAGTCAATTTGCAGATTGCAGCACAGACGCGGCTAGTGGAAAAGAGCAGCTGTGTGACGTTCACATCAGCAGTACAGCACGTTACCTGTAGATTGGCGTGGTGTAGTAGTTCCCCACTTTCTTCTTCTCAGCATTGTAACGGACCCCTGTACAAGCAGAACATCAGTGTCATGGAAATGAAAAGCCGCTGTATGAGACCGTGAGATTGAATCCAACTAAAAGGGTCATGTTTTTCTTCAAACTTACCCATGCCTATGTGATTTTTACAGCCATCACACCAGATGTTGTATGGCATCTCAAACCTTAATGGACAACAGTCAAACAGTTAAAACATACACTTAGGTTGAGTGTAAATGGAAAACACAAGTTCTGGTCAATATTTTTTAAGGTTGagcatttatgttttattaaacTTAATTAAAATCATGGAATTAAGTGTTCCCCTAGTTTATTAGGTATATGAGACATGCCCACTCATATTCATCAGGTTATTCTAGATTTGCTTATTTCATCATATTTCAACAACACACTTATGTGTGGTAGTTAAATACACAACATAAAAAGGTAGTAAAGATACACTGTAGCATGTGTGCCTGTCATTTTCTTTTAAGAATATGTCTTTTGAAGTCGctaaaaaaatgatttaacaTATCTGACAACATGTTAGTACCTGCCTGGATTGcaaatgatatttttttttataatttccaaTCTCCAGCCAACATCAGATCATCATGTGTGCACTAACCTGATAATGAGGATGCCCTGGGACAGTTTCCTGGCCCTCTCCCGCAGGGCGTGAGTTTTATGATAGCCATTGAGGGATCCATGCTAAAGACAAGGAATTATGAAACTATAAGTCAGTATCAATACACATACCAAGTTACACTAAAGAGACTGACAGACACTGGTCTGTGTGATCATACACACCttggccggatcaaaatctggAGGGTAGTATTTGTTTGTTCCTTTTCTTTCACCCTGTCaagaaaacaacacaggacACTTTGTTAGTGAAGTGTACAAATTGagtaataaaacacaaaacctTTGGGATTATTTGTATCTTGAAAGACAAGTGATTTATACACATCATGAATTACCATTGTGGCGACTGGATCTCCACGCTAGTAATGGATTCTCCCCTTTTTTAAACAGATAAAAAGAGAAGTCATGTCACGGACACCATACTGTAACGCTAACCGTTACATGTAAAACAATTATACACACTCAGTTGTCAGTCTATTAGTACATCTAGCTGAAACTATGGTATGGCATAGGTGTATTGTCGTAAGGTAACGTTAATCTTTTTTTCCAATTGGTGAAAACGGCAAACCATACAAACGCGCAGGTCAATTCAGCCACAAAGTGTTTGTCGACGAATTGTAAAAATCTATCAGTGAATGTGTCCTATGTCATCAAGCGCCTGACTAGTGTAACGTTAAATATAAGCCATAATAACGTTATGACAGCAATCCTTCTCCAAACTTAGTTGAGCGGGTTAACAAAGTGCATACAACAAGTTAACGTCATAGCTTCGACAACAAACTTCGCTGTTGTTTATTCCAGCAATGTTAACTTACACACGTCTGCTTCATTTCTGATAGGGGAGTGAAGTGTATGTTATCCGTAAACgcttacattgtttttaaaaggtATATGAAAACATTAAAACTGACAGAATGTTGCATGGAGTTTGGTGTGTATGGGAACACATCGGAGCAAGAATATAGCATTAGCAACAGCTAGCTTgctatgtaacgttagcttcctCTTCGCGTGCATATGAACAACATGTAGCTAAATGACAACTGTAAACAAAACCATGCCACAGTGTTTAATGCGCTGTTGTCAAATCAACTCTTGAGTACAACCCTAAAAGAAAATACTTACAGTGCTCTTGTAGCTAGTTGCAAAAACAACCATCGACCAAATAGTAAAACTAGAGGGCTGATGGGTAATTTCCAGGATCCGGAAGTGGCGTCACGTTGCAGAGGATTGTGGGAAGTATCGGTGTCAAGAAGACGGGAAAGCGTGGTCAGAGATCTTTTAACGTATATTATATACAGTCAAAAAATATACCCAAACTGTGATTTGTTTATGCCGCAGAAATGGAAACTAAAACGGAGTCGCTCAAACGGTACATTTGCTCGTATGCCGGCTGCTCGGCGGCCTATAACAAACAGTGGAAGCTGGACGCTCATTTGTGTAAGCACACGGGCGTGAAGCCGTACGCGTGTGAGCACGAGGGCTGCGGCAAGTCGTTCTGCAGCCCGTACCACCTGACGCGGCACGAGCTCAGCCACAGCGGCGTGAAGCCCTTTCGGTGCACCGAGGACGGCTGCGAGGAGGCCTTCACCACCAACGCCAACCGGGCCAGGCACGTCGGCCGCGTCCACGCGCAGCACCagaaccagcagcagcagaaaaagTACGTGTGCAAATTCGAGGGCTGCGGGCTCGAGTTCAAGAAGAACAAGCAGCTCAAGGCCCACGTGTGTGAGCAGCACACCGAGCTGCCCCCGTACCAGTGCACGTTCGAAGGCTGCCAGAAGCGGTTCGCCTTCCCCTGCAAGCTGAAGCGGCACGAGAAGGTGCACAGAGGCTACCCCTGCAAGGAGGAGGGCTGCGGCTTCACGGGTAAAACCTGGACAGAGTACACCAAGCACAGGAAGGAGCAGCACAAACACAAGCGCAGGCTCGCTATTAAGTGCGACCAGTGCAGCAAGGTGTTCAGGGACTCCTGGTTCctgcagcagcatcagcacGTCCACTCTGAGACGCGGGTGGTCCTCAAGTGCCCCAGGGACGGCTGCGACAGGGCTTTCACCACCATGTTCAACCTGCAGAGCCACATCAGCTCCTTCCACGAGGAGCTGCGGCCCTTCGCCTGCACCCACCCCGGCTGCGGCAAGACCTTCGCCATGAGGCAGAGCCTCCGGCGTCACAGCGTCGCCCACGACCCGGAGAAGAAGAAGATCAGGAAGCCTAAGCCCAAAAGATCTCTCGCTTCCAGGTTGAGCGGTTACAGCGAAACAACAAAGCGTGCGGTTTTCGAAAACCGCAGGCAGCCTGAATCCCTGACGAGGTGTGCACAAAAGAACACGAGCCCACCTGGTCCTGTTGAGTTGGTGTCCCTTATGCAGGACACGTCCTTGCTGTGCGGTCCTGCTGTGGACACACAGGAGCTTACCAATGTCCTGACTACACCTCTGACAATGTAGACTCAAATGCAGGACGAGTATTGATGATGCTTTATTATTCCTGACTTGGTTATAGGAAGGTCTCGGTGTTGCATACATTCATTCCGCCACTGTCAAATCACAAAGAGGTTCCATATTTTGGACACAGTTTGGTTTCCTAGGCCtggaagctaaaaaaaaaaaaaaactcacacctttttagttgatttatttttgatttttgttgtttctgAAAAATGAATCCACTTTGCACCAAATTCTGGTGTTCCGTCCTTCCGGATGTCGTCAACTTTTCTCtgttgaaatgttttcttttggggacttTTATGTTCTGGAGCCATTAATTCTCTCTATTTGtgtaatttatatataaatatgtatctCTTGTCTATATTTTGATGTTGATAAGAAGAAAATGCAGTATTATAAGATGGCAGAAAATACAAATGCACAAAGAcagtgtttgtttaaataaaaacctgttgaATGTATTTTGTGTCTGAACAGTATTTACTCTTTAAAATCACATAGTCCTGGTGTTAGAATGTTAAACTaaaccctttttttaaaaaaggcgttgtggaaaaaaaacattttgacatgAGGCATTTTGGCTGTGTATCAATCCAAATGTGGCCATTTTAAAGTTGTGATCATGATATCCCCAAACTTAACCcttttgggtcaaattgacccgttttcaatttttgttttacatcagaaaatatgggatgtagaacgaagtaagagaaaaaaaaaaaaaaaaaaaaaaaaaaaaaaaaaaaaaaaaaaaaaaaaaaaaaaaaaaaaaaaaaaaaaaaatttttttttcaaggttgacgggaagacagcacaagggttaagatTAATATCTATCTAAGGCATATCCGCCTGCATGTCAGTGGCCGATAACTGAACGTTATCAAAGATGAGGATAGAAGATAAACGGTAAATGTTGAACGGTATACATCACTGGAAATCAGTTTCaactataaatacatttttgaaacTCAAATGTCCAGGTCTGTAAAACATCTTGTGCTGTAGTGTAATTTACTAAAGATTATCTTTTGCCAATTCATACACATTAATAACGATATATTAACCTGTTTTCAATCAAAATTGCTCACTAAATTTGGGCACTGCTCTTGTGAACAGCAGTTGACTTCCTCAGTTTTCTGCTATTGAAGTTTCTCAATCTGTCTGTTTGAGTCTTTAGAATGACCGCTATAACTGACCATCAGATGTGTGTCTTCATGTGTGTTCTCAACATGCTTTCACCAAACCCTTAACGGTACTGAACCTATTACATGTCACCGTGACGGCACATACATTCCACATTTGGCCCCAGGGCCATCCAACTCTTCAATACCACacaaagggggaggggagaaatgGACTTGTCAGCATGACCCTACCCTACCATTATATCACTTTGTCTGCTGTACACCTGACTGTCTTATAGGCTATACAGTATTAGCCCTCCTACATAATCTGGACTGTAGTCATAACATTTACATCTTATAACTTATTCCctgttatatattgttcttAAAGTATATTTATTTTCTGGTTTGTCAAGCAATTCTATTATGTTCACATAATTGTCTTTCCATAGTCctagttaatatttaataataagctattgcactgttcaatccctacactgttcacttttgcactaccaccattgcacacactctaccatagcaccttaccatggtcattgcatcacatggtcagtccataccagacctttgtaatcac is a window from the Perca fluviatilis chromosome 1, GENO_Pfluv_1.0, whole genome shotgun sequence genome containing:
- the ccdc130 gene encoding coiled-coil domain-containing protein 130 homolog; the protein is MGERKGTNKYYPPDFDPAKHGSLNGYHKTHALRERARKLSQGILIIRFEMPYNIWCDGCKNHIGMGVRYNAEKKKVGNYYTTPIYRFRMKCHLCVNYIEMQTDPATCDYLIVSGASRKEERWDMAENEQILTTERAEKEKLETDAMFKLDHGGQDKEKLKKALPSLSEIQDYQSSKKDDFQLNSSLRRKFRTEKKVRAEQEEKDNSVRMRTNLSIPLLPEKEEDKKLAALLTYQAPDSYEDKQHSKRKEIASRSWFNSASATPGTAAGSLLHKLGLQGKEAAVAKALGSSPGSLIRKRSGGLGAKSEPCATIARRKSNPEINMCNGEVPQREEAPSIVATQTGQHVTETNDNGSRETHVKTTEEADKGLTKAKDFGKVKEQGRSLGALGSLVADYSDSDSDPGQ
- the LOC120567770 gene encoding transcription factor IIIA-like produces the protein METKTESLKRYICSYAGCSAAYNKQWKLDAHLCKHTGVKPYACEHEGCGKSFCSPYHLTRHELSHSGVKPFRCTEDGCEEAFTTNANRARHVGRVHAQHQNQQQQKKYVCKFEGCGLEFKKNKQLKAHVCEQHTELPPYQCTFEGCQKRFAFPCKLKRHEKVHRGYPCKEEGCGFTGKTWTEYTKHRKEQHKHKRRLAIKCDQCSKVFRDSWFLQQHQHVHSETRVVLKCPRDGCDRAFTTMFNLQSHISSFHEELRPFACTHPGCGKTFAMRQSLRRHSVAHDPEKKKIRKPKPKRSLASRLSGYSETTKRAVFENRRQPESLTRCAQKNTSPPGPVELVSLMQDTSLLCGPAVDTQELTNVLTTPLTM